In a single window of the Serratia quinivorans genome:
- the ompN gene encoding Porin OmpN, producing MMKRNILAVVIPALLAAGAANAAEIYNKDGNKLDLYGKVDGLHYFSDDKGNDGDQTYVRFGFKGETQITDQLTGYGQWEYNVQANHAENQGTEGTKTRLGFAGLKFADYGSFDYGRNYGVLYDVEGWTDMLPEFGGDTYTYTDNFMTGRTNGVATYRNNNFFGLVDGLNFAVQYQGKNENDDRDLKKQNGDGWGLSSTYDIGEGISFGAAYASSDRTDDQTQLSTAKGDKADAWTVGAKYDANNVYLATMYSETRNMTPYGESDFTIADKTQNFEVTAQYQFDFGLRPEVSYLQSKGKNLSSRTANGSSFGGGDADLVKYVSVGTTYYFNKNMSTYVDYKINLLDENEFTKANAIATDDIVGVGLVYQF from the coding sequence ATGATGAAGCGCAACATTCTTGCAGTGGTAATCCCGGCTCTGTTAGCAGCTGGTGCAGCAAACGCTGCTGAAATCTACAACAAAGACGGCAACAAACTGGATCTGTACGGTAAAGTTGACGGTCTGCACTACTTCTCAGACGACAAAGGTAATGATGGCGATCAGACCTATGTTCGTTTCGGCTTCAAAGGTGAAACCCAAATTACTGACCAACTGACCGGTTACGGCCAGTGGGAATACAACGTTCAGGCTAACCACGCTGAAAACCAGGGCACCGAAGGCACCAAGACTCGTCTGGGCTTCGCGGGTCTGAAATTTGCTGACTACGGTTCATTCGACTACGGCCGTAACTACGGCGTACTGTACGACGTGGAAGGCTGGACAGATATGCTGCCAGAGTTCGGTGGCGATACTTACACCTACACCGACAACTTCATGACTGGCCGTACCAACGGCGTTGCTACTTACCGTAACAACAACTTCTTCGGTCTGGTTGATGGTCTGAACTTCGCCGTTCAGTACCAGGGTAAGAACGAGAACGATGACCGCGATCTGAAGAAACAAAATGGCGACGGTTGGGGCCTGTCTTCTACTTATGACATCGGCGAAGGCATCAGCTTCGGTGCTGCATACGCATCATCTGACCGTACCGACGACCAGACTCAGCTGTCTACCGCTAAAGGCGACAAGGCTGATGCGTGGACCGTGGGTGCTAAATACGACGCGAACAACGTCTACCTGGCAACCATGTACTCAGAAACCCGTAACATGACTCCATACGGCGAATCTGACTTCACCATCGCTGACAAAACTCAGAACTTCGAAGTGACTGCACAGTACCAGTTCGACTTCGGTCTGCGTCCAGAAGTTTCTTACCTGCAGTCTAAAGGTAAAAACCTGTCTAGCCGTACCGCAAACGGCTCTAGCTTCGGCGGCGGCGATGCCGACCTGGTTAAATATGTTTCTGTTGGTACCACTTACTACTTCAACAAAAACATGTCTACCTACGTTGATTACAAAATCAACCTGCTGGACGAGAACGAATTCACCAAAGCTAACGCCATCGCTACCGACGATATCGTAGGTGTTGGCCTGGTTTACCAGTTCTAA
- a CDS encoding hydroxyacylglutathione hydrolase, whose amino-acid sequence MKYHIIPVTAFSQNCSLIWCESTQQAALVDPGGEPEKLKAEIARQGVTVTQILLTHGHLDHVGAAAELAEFYQVPIYGPDKRDAFWLDGLPAQSRMFGLEECAPLTPTQWLEEGDSVQVGEMTLKVLHCPGHTPGHIVFINDQARLALVGDVLFNGGVGRSDFPQGDHQALINSIRTKLLPQGDDMAFIPGHGPMSTFGQERETNPFLREEPAIW is encoded by the coding sequence ATGAAATACCACATTATTCCCGTTACCGCTTTTAGTCAGAACTGCAGCCTGATCTGGTGTGAGAGCACCCAGCAGGCGGCGTTGGTCGATCCCGGCGGTGAACCTGAAAAACTGAAGGCCGAAATAGCCAGGCAGGGCGTAACCGTTACGCAGATCCTGCTGACGCATGGTCATCTCGATCACGTTGGCGCGGCCGCTGAGTTGGCAGAGTTTTATCAGGTGCCGATCTACGGCCCGGATAAGAGGGATGCTTTCTGGCTCGATGGCCTGCCTGCGCAGAGCCGCATGTTTGGGCTGGAAGAGTGCGCACCGCTGACGCCAACCCAGTGGCTGGAAGAAGGGGACAGCGTGCAGGTGGGCGAAATGACGCTCAAGGTGCTGCATTGCCCTGGTCACACTCCTGGCCATATCGTGTTTATTAATGATCAGGCGCGATTGGCGCTGGTGGGCGACGTGCTGTTTAACGGCGGCGTCGGGCGCAGTGATTTCCCTCAAGGCGATCATCAGGCGTTGATTAACTCTATCCGCACCAAGTTATTGCCGCAGGGTGATGACATGGCGTTTATTCCAGGTCATGGGCCGATGTCGACCTTCGGTCAAGAACGTGAAACCAACCCGTTCCTGCGTGAAGAGCCGGCCATCTGGTAA
- a CDS encoding Bacterial protein of uncharacterised function (DUF882) codes for MDKIDHHRRKWLALGSAAVGIALLPGQAFASLSTSRPRILVVNNMHTGESLKAEFFDGKGYNKDELVRLNHLFRDYRANKVKSIDPRLFDHLYRLQGLLGTNKPVQLVSGYRSLDTNNELRARSRGVAKHSYHTKGQAMDFHIEGIQLSNIRKAALKMSAGGVGYYPRSNFVHIDTGPVRTW; via the coding sequence ATGGACAAAATTGATCATCATCGCCGTAAATGGCTGGCGTTAGGTAGCGCCGCTGTGGGCATAGCGCTGCTCCCTGGGCAAGCCTTTGCCAGTCTTTCTACTTCGCGCCCGCGTATTCTGGTTGTAAATAATATGCATACGGGCGAATCGCTTAAAGCCGAATTCTTCGACGGTAAGGGATATAATAAAGACGAATTAGTCCGTCTTAATCATCTCTTCCGTGATTATCGTGCCAATAAGGTCAAGTCGATCGATCCTCGTCTGTTCGATCATCTCTACCGTCTGCAAGGTCTGTTGGGCACCAACAAGCCGGTGCAGTTGGTTTCAGGTTATCGTTCCCTGGATACCAACAATGAGCTGCGTGCACGCAGTCGCGGTGTGGCCAAGCACAGCTACCACACCAAAGGCCAGGCGATGGACTTCCATATCGAAGGCATCCAACTGAGTAATATCCGTAAAGCGGCGTTAAAAATGAGCGCCGGTGGTGTAGGATATTACCCACGTAGCAACTTCGTACACATCGATACCGGCCCGGTGCGGACCTGGTAA
- the aspC_1 gene encoding Aspartate aminotransferase: protein MFEKITAAPADPILGLTDIFRADARPNKINLGIGVYKDETGKTPVLTSVKKAEQYLLENETTKNYLGIEGIPAFANCTQELLFGKQSPIIADKRARTAQTPGGTGGLRVAADFIANQTSAKRIWISNPSWPNHNNVFGAVGLEVLEYAYYDAANHALDFDGLLRSLKQAQAGDVVLFHGCCHNPTGIDPTAEQWAQLAELSVANGWLPLFDFAYQGFAKGLEEDAQGLRIFAAKHQELIVASSYSKNFGLYNERVGACTVVAADAETADRAFSQVKAAIRANYSNPPSHGAAIVATILGDDALRALWEQELTDMRQRIHRMRQLFVNTLQEKGAEQDFSFIINQNGMFSFSGLTKEQVLRLREEFGVYAVNSGRVNVAGMTPDNMAPLCEAIVAVL from the coding sequence ATGTTTGAAAAAATCACTGCTGCACCTGCCGATCCGATCCTGGGTCTGACCGACATTTTCCGCGCTGACGCCCGCCCTAACAAAATCAACCTGGGGATTGGCGTTTATAAAGATGAAACCGGTAAAACTCCGGTGCTGACCAGCGTTAAAAAAGCTGAGCAGTATCTGCTGGAAAATGAGACCACCAAAAACTATCTCGGCATTGAAGGTATTCCGGCGTTCGCCAACTGTACGCAAGAGCTGCTGTTCGGCAAACAAAGCCCAATTATTGCCGACAAGCGTGCGCGCACTGCACAAACTCCTGGTGGCACCGGCGGCCTGCGTGTTGCAGCTGACTTCATCGCCAACCAGACCAGCGCGAAACGCATCTGGATCAGCAACCCAAGCTGGCCGAACCACAACAACGTGTTTGGTGCAGTCGGTCTGGAAGTGTTGGAATACGCTTACTACGACGCCGCCAATCATGCGCTGGACTTCGATGGCCTGCTCCGCAGCCTGAAACAGGCTCAGGCCGGCGATGTGGTGCTGTTCCACGGTTGCTGCCATAACCCAACCGGCATCGACCCAACGGCTGAGCAGTGGGCACAATTGGCCGAGCTGTCTGTGGCTAACGGTTGGTTGCCACTGTTTGACTTCGCATACCAGGGCTTTGCGAAAGGATTGGAAGAAGATGCTCAGGGCCTGCGTATTTTTGCCGCCAAGCATCAGGAACTGATCGTCGCCAGTTCTTACTCGAAGAACTTCGGTCTTTACAACGAACGCGTGGGTGCCTGTACCGTCGTTGCTGCTGATGCAGAAACCGCCGATCGTGCCTTCAGCCAGGTGAAAGCGGCTATCCGCGCCAACTACTCCAACCCGCCGTCACACGGTGCTGCCATTGTGGCAACCATCTTGGGCGACGATGCGTTGCGTGCGCTGTGGGAGCAGGAACTGACTGACATGCGTCAACGTATTCACCGCATGCGTCAGCTGTTTGTGAATACCCTGCAGGAGAAAGGCGCTGAGCAGGACTTCAGCTTTATCATCAATCAGAACGGCATGTTCTCATTCAGCGGGCTGACCAAAGAACAGGTTCTGCGTTTGCGTGAGGAATTTGGCGTCTACGCCGTTAACTCCGGCCGCGTTAACGTTGCCGGCATGACACCAGACAATATGGCGCCGCTGTGCGAAGCCATCGTCGCCGTGCTGTAA
- the asnS gene encoding Asparagine--tRNA ligase, which yields MSVVPVVDVLQGRAAVDSEVTVRGWVRTRRDSKAGISFLAVYDGSCFDPLQAVVNNSLPNYQDEVLHLTTGCSIEVTGIVVASPGEGQSFELQATAIKVVGWVDDPDTYPMAAKRHSIEYLREVAHLRPRTNLIGAVARVRHTLAQAIHRFYHENGFFWVSTPLITASDTEGAGEMFRVSTLDLENLPRTDKGAVDFSQDFFGKEAFLTVSGQLNGETYACALSKIYTFGPTFRAENSNTSRHLAEFWMIEPEVAFADLEDIAELAEKMLKYVFQAVLNERMDDMQFFAERVDKDAIDRLQRFVTSDFAQVDYTEAVEILIASGQTFENPVSWGIDLSSEHERYLAEKHFKAPVVVKNYPKDIKAFYMRMNDDGKTVAAMDVLAPGIGEIIGGAQREERLDVLDQRLEAMGLNKEDYWWYRDLRRYGTVPHAGFGLGFERLIAYVTGVQNVRDVIPFPRTPRNATF from the coding sequence ATGAGCGTAGTGCCTGTAGTCGACGTACTGCAAGGCCGTGCTGCGGTTGACAGTGAAGTCACCGTACGCGGTTGGGTGCGTACCCGGAGAGATTCTAAAGCTGGTATCTCCTTCCTGGCCGTCTATGACGGTTCCTGCTTTGATCCGTTACAGGCCGTCGTTAATAATTCTCTGCCGAATTATCAGGATGAAGTGCTGCATCTGACCACGGGCTGTTCCATTGAAGTCACCGGCATTGTGGTGGCATCTCCGGGCGAAGGTCAGAGTTTCGAACTGCAGGCAACCGCGATTAAAGTGGTTGGCTGGGTTGACGATCCGGACACCTACCCGATGGCGGCCAAACGTCACAGCATCGAATACCTGCGCGAAGTGGCTCACCTGCGCCCACGCACCAATCTGATCGGTGCCGTTGCCCGCGTACGTCATACGCTGGCACAGGCCATTCACCGTTTCTATCACGAGAACGGCTTCTTCTGGGTTTCCACCCCGCTGATCACCGCCTCCGATACCGAAGGTGCCGGTGAAATGTTCCGCGTTTCAACTCTGGATCTGGAAAATCTGCCGCGTACCGATAAGGGTGCGGTCGATTTCAGCCAGGACTTTTTCGGTAAAGAAGCCTTCCTGACCGTTTCCGGCCAGTTGAACGGCGAGACCTATGCCTGTGCGCTGTCGAAAATTTACACTTTCGGCCCCACTTTCCGCGCCGAGAACTCCAACACCAGCCGCCACCTGGCGGAGTTTTGGATGATCGAACCGGAAGTGGCGTTTGCCGATCTCGAAGACATCGCCGAGTTGGCGGAAAAAATGCTGAAGTATGTATTCCAGGCCGTATTGAACGAGCGTATGGATGACATGCAGTTCTTCGCCGAGCGCGTAGACAAAGATGCTATCGATCGCCTGCAGCGTTTTGTTACTTCTGACTTTGCTCAGGTTGATTACACCGAAGCGGTGGAAATCCTGATCGCCTCAGGTCAGACTTTCGAAAACCCGGTTTCCTGGGGTATCGACCTGTCTTCCGAACATGAGCGTTATTTGGCCGAGAAACACTTCAAAGCGCCGGTAGTAGTGAAAAACTACCCGAAAGACATCAAAGCTTTCTATATGCGTATGAACGATGACGGTAAAACCGTTGCCGCAATGGACGTTCTGGCTCCGGGCATTGGTGAAATCATCGGCGGTGCTCAGCGTGAAGAACGTCTGGACGTACTGGATCAGCGTCTGGAAGCCATGGGGCTGAATAAAGAAGACTACTGGTGGTATCGCGATCTGCGTCGTTACGGCACCGTTCCTCATGCCGGTTTCGGTTTGGGCTTTGAGCGTTTAATCGCCTATGTCACCGGCGTTCAAAACGTGCGTGATGTCATTCCGTTCCCGCGGACTCCACGTAATGCAACCTTTTAA
- the pncB gene encoding Nicotinate phosphoribosyltransferase: MTQYASPILTSLLDTDAYKLHMQQAVFHRYPAISVAAEFRCRGDELLGEYADEIGAQIALMSQLALTDAEFDYLSGLPFFREDYLNWLRDFRYDPQQVQIENHAGKLHIRIAGPWREVIMWEVPLLAVISEVVHRHRSPDVTPEMAVAHLRNKLAQFKAMSSDVDISRFKLMDFGTRRRFSQAVQQAIVGTLKNEFPYLVGTSNYDLAHQLDLAPVGTQAHEWFQAHQQISPVLANSQRAALQAWLDEYPDQLGIALTDCITMDAFLRDFGPQFAQRYQGLRHDSGDPFEWGEKAIAHFQKLGIDPMSKTLVFSDNLDLDKALALYRHFYQRVNLVFGIGTRLTCDIPGVKPLNIVIKLVECKGKPVAKLSDSPGKTICQDQAFVKALRKAFDLPLVKKAS, from the coding sequence ATGACTCAATACGCCTCCCCGATTTTGACATCACTGCTTGATACTGATGCCTACAAGCTTCATATGCAGCAAGCAGTGTTTCATCGCTATCCCGCTATCAGCGTGGCGGCGGAATTCCGCTGCCGTGGTGACGAGCTGCTTGGCGAATATGCCGACGAAATTGGTGCGCAAATCGCACTGATGAGCCAGTTGGCGCTGACAGACGCTGAGTTCGACTATCTCTCAGGGCTGCCCTTCTTCCGTGAGGATTACCTGAACTGGCTGCGCGATTTCCGCTACGATCCGCAACAGGTCCAGATCGAGAACCACGCGGGCAAGCTGCATATTCGCATTGCCGGCCCGTGGCGCGAAGTGATCATGTGGGAAGTCCCACTGCTGGCGGTAATCAGCGAAGTGGTACATCGCCATCGCTCACCGGATGTCACGCCAGAGATGGCGGTAGCCCATTTGCGCAACAAGCTCGCACAGTTTAAAGCCATGAGTAGCGATGTGGATATTTCTCGCTTCAAGCTGATGGACTTCGGCACCCGCCGCCGTTTTTCACAGGCTGTGCAGCAGGCAATCGTCGGCACGCTGAAAAACGAATTCCCGTATCTGGTGGGGACCAGCAACTACGATCTGGCGCACCAGCTTGATCTTGCACCAGTTGGTACCCAGGCTCATGAATGGTTCCAGGCTCATCAGCAGATCAGCCCGGTGTTGGCCAACAGTCAGCGGGCGGCACTGCAGGCCTGGCTGGATGAATACCCGGATCAGCTTGGTATTGCACTGACCGACTGCATCACCATGGATGCCTTCCTGCGTGATTTCGGCCCGCAGTTTGCCCAACGCTATCAGGGCCTGCGCCATGACTCAGGCGATCCGTTCGAATGGGGCGAAAAAGCCATCGCGCATTTCCAGAAGCTGGGGATTGATCCGATGAGCAAAACTCTGGTGTTCTCCGATAACCTGGATCTGGACAAAGCACTGGCGCTTTACCGCCACTTCTACCAACGCGTCAACCTGGTGTTCGGTATAGGTACGCGTCTGACCTGCGATATTCCCGGAGTTAAACCGCTGAATATCGTTATCAAACTGGTCGAATGCAAAGGCAAACCGGTGGCTAAACTCTCCGACAGCCCGGGTAAAACCATCTGTCAGGATCAGGCCTTTGTAAAAGCGTTACGCAAAGCCTTCGATCTGCCGCTGGTAAAAAAAGCAAGCTAG
- the pleD gene encoding Stalked cell differentiation-controlling protein, translating to MKVKYLIYFFTFALMSSFALFISDELVEAETGYRDNQLNLYKITRAKQISEAFQATLLAHRLKRLSLVDPHITSQQWQEADRIAREKIARFRPHIDSDISQQLGIRQKIAALSMLNLMEQLLNSDNLQLSLVTDANANANLFNINSAYYISQASKSYYRYSYDNRMVDADSFLFLEAVRLNNRLNLSVTELIDQVIDVNINPLERKVAYLKAVQLTGVLSSLSARLIFMKLSYNDVQTTFLVNDILEQISTKKIGQITNGLYTAVDTHSLYPTSSIYQYVKNLTELSQRLFQRSFEMEIAASQHKIYNSQTAIYGMISLGGLIALFIFLPTLVYCSNISRWLTKTHNNILRLSRGNMNIVPNEVFYGQELMAISDAIKQLKQYQLEKVTLENEKHLLIKELEASSFLDPLTNIYNRRKFFRECESLAASSYPLAFCLIDIDNFKNLNDNYGHHIGDQVLVAFGKLLQSTFRSSDIFCRYGGEEFAVILGNCTLENAREVISKLRERTHQFTLTLADGQKVRFTTSCGIAQVSDIRLLPTAIKQADEALYFSKNNGKDRIGIYTPTGFI from the coding sequence ATGAAAGTAAAATATCTGATCTATTTTTTTACCTTTGCCCTGATGTCCTCTTTCGCCCTGTTCATTTCCGACGAGTTGGTCGAGGCCGAAACCGGCTATCGCGACAACCAGCTTAACCTGTACAAAATTACCCGCGCCAAACAGATTTCAGAGGCTTTTCAGGCCACCTTATTGGCGCACCGTCTGAAACGCCTGAGCCTGGTCGATCCTCATATTACTTCGCAGCAATGGCAGGAAGCGGATCGAATAGCTCGGGAGAAAATTGCCCGCTTTCGCCCCCATATTGACAGTGATATCTCGCAACAGCTTGGCATTCGGCAAAAAATCGCTGCACTCTCCATGCTCAACCTGATGGAACAATTGCTCAATAGTGACAATCTGCAGCTTTCGCTCGTTACCGATGCCAATGCCAACGCCAACCTGTTTAATATCAACAGCGCCTACTACATTTCTCAGGCCAGCAAAAGCTATTACCGCTATAGCTACGACAACCGCATGGTCGATGCCGATTCATTTCTGTTTCTGGAAGCCGTACGGCTGAATAACCGGCTGAACCTGTCCGTCACCGAACTTATCGATCAGGTTATCGATGTCAATATCAACCCGTTAGAGCGTAAAGTCGCTTATTTGAAAGCCGTTCAGCTCACCGGAGTATTAAGTTCTTTAAGCGCCCGGCTGATATTTATGAAGCTGAGCTATAACGATGTGCAAACCACGTTCCTGGTGAATGATATTCTTGAGCAAATATCGACCAAAAAGATCGGCCAGATTACCAACGGACTCTATACTGCCGTCGATACTCACAGCCTCTATCCCACCAGTTCGATTTATCAGTACGTTAAAAACCTGACAGAGCTTTCACAACGGCTTTTCCAGCGTAGTTTTGAAATGGAGATCGCCGCCTCTCAGCATAAGATCTATAACAGCCAGACCGCCATTTACGGCATGATTTCCCTGGGTGGCCTGATCGCCCTGTTTATTTTTCTGCCAACGCTGGTTTACTGTTCAAATATCAGCCGCTGGTTAACGAAAACGCATAATAATATTTTGCGGCTGTCGCGCGGGAATATGAACATAGTGCCTAATGAGGTGTTTTACGGCCAGGAGTTAATGGCCATCAGCGATGCCATTAAACAACTCAAACAGTATCAGTTGGAAAAGGTCACGCTAGAAAACGAAAAGCATCTGCTGATCAAAGAGCTGGAAGCCTCTTCATTCCTTGACCCCTTGACCAACATCTATAACCGGCGCAAATTTTTCCGCGAGTGCGAATCGCTGGCCGCCAGCAGCTACCCGCTGGCCTTCTGCCTGATTGATATTGATAACTTCAAAAATCTCAACGATAACTACGGTCACCACATAGGTGACCAGGTGTTGGTGGCATTCGGCAAACTGCTGCAAAGCACCTTCCGCTCCAGTGATATTTTCTGTCGCTATGGCGGTGAGGAATTCGCCGTGATCCTCGGGAACTGTACGCTGGAGAATGCACGCGAAGTAATATCCAAGCTACGCGAGCGAACTCATCAATTCACCCTGACACTGGCCGATGGGCAAAAGGTCCGCTTCACTACCAGCTGCGGCATTGCACAGGTAAGCGATATCCGGCTGCTGCCAACGGCGATCAAACAGGCGGATGAAGCGCTCTATTTCAGTAAAAATAACGGTAAGGACCGGATCGGCATTTACACCCCAACCGGTTTTATCTGA
- the pepN gene encoding Aminopeptidase N yields the protein MTQQPQAKYRHDYRAPDYTITDIDLDFELDSETTRVTAVSKIKRQGAADAALVLNGEDLTLVSIEIDGQPWTAYQLQDNKLVIEKLPAQFTMTIVNDIHPAKNTALEGLYLSGEALCTQCEAEGFRHITYYLDRPDVLARFSTRIVADKARYPFLLSNGNRVGQGELEDGRHWVQWQDPFPKPCYLFALVAGDFDVLRDSFTTRSGREVALELFVDRGNLDRADWAMTSLKNSMKWDETRFGLEYDLDIYMIVAVDFFNMGAMENKGLNIFNSKYVLAKAETATDKDYLNIEAVIGHEYFHNWTGNRVTCRDWFQLSLKEGLTVFRDQEFSSDLGSRPVNRIDNVRVMRGAQFAEDASPMAHAIRPDKVIEMNNFYTLTVYEKGSEVIRMLHTLLGEEQFQKGIQLYFERHDGSAATCDDFVQAMEDASNVDLSLFRRWYSQSGTPLLTVRDEYDAEHQQYRLHVSQKTEPTADQPQKLPLHIPLDIELYDAQGNVIALQKDGSAVNNVLNVTEAEQTFVFDGVAHKPVPSLLREFSAPVKLDYPYSDQQLTFLMKHARNEFARWDAAQSLLATYIKLNVAKHQQKQPLSLPLHVADAFRAVLLDETLDPALAAQILTLPSEGEIAELFATIDPEAIAAVHEAIVRCLAKEMADEWLAVYNANKTDGYRVEHADIAKRSLRNVCLGYLAFGDEALADRLVSEQYRQADNMTDSLAALAAAVAAQLPCRDALLTAFDERWHQDGLVMDKWFVLQATSPAADVLTKVRSLLKHRSFSLSNPNRTRSLIGGFASANPAAFHAADGSGYQFLAEILSDLNQRNPQIAARLIEPLIRLKRYDASRQALMRKALEQLKGLENLSGDLFEKITKALDA from the coding sequence ATGACACAACAGCCACAGGCGAAATATCGCCACGATTATCGTGCACCAGATTACACCATCACTGACATTGACCTGGATTTTGAGCTGGACTCAGAGACCACTCGCGTCACTGCCGTCAGCAAGATTAAACGCCAGGGCGCAGCCGACGCGGCACTGGTACTGAACGGTGAAGACCTTACGCTGGTGAGTATTGAGATCGACGGCCAGCCATGGACTGCCTATCAGTTGCAGGATAACAAGCTGGTTATCGAGAAATTGCCAGCACAATTTACCATGACCATCGTCAATGATATTCACCCGGCGAAAAACACCGCGCTGGAAGGCTTGTACCTGTCCGGTGAGGCGCTGTGTACTCAATGTGAGGCCGAAGGTTTCCGCCATATTACCTATTATCTGGATCGCCCGGACGTACTGGCCCGCTTTAGCACCCGCATTGTGGCTGACAAGGCTCGTTACCCGTTCCTGTTGTCAAACGGTAACCGCGTAGGCCAGGGAGAGCTGGAAGACGGACGTCACTGGGTGCAGTGGCAAGATCCGTTCCCAAAACCTTGTTACCTGTTTGCGCTGGTGGCCGGTGATTTTGACGTGTTGCGCGACAGTTTCACCACCCGCTCCGGGCGCGAAGTGGCGCTGGAACTGTTCGTTGACCGTGGCAACCTGGATCGCGCCGATTGGGCAATGACCTCGCTGAAGAACTCGATGAAATGGGACGAAACCCGTTTCGGACTTGAGTACGATCTCGACATTTATATGATCGTCGCGGTCGACTTCTTCAACATGGGGGCGATGGAGAATAAAGGGTTAAATATTTTTAACTCCAAATACGTGCTGGCAAAAGCCGAAACCGCCACCGACAAAGATTATCTGAATATTGAAGCGGTGATTGGCCACGAATACTTCCACAACTGGACCGGCAACCGCGTGACCTGCCGCGACTGGTTCCAGCTCAGCCTGAAAGAAGGGCTGACGGTGTTCCGCGATCAGGAGTTCAGTTCTGATCTGGGTTCACGTCCGGTTAACCGCATCGATAACGTGCGCGTGATGCGCGGTGCGCAGTTCGCCGAAGACGCCAGCCCGATGGCGCACGCCATTCGTCCGGACAAAGTGATCGAAATGAACAACTTCTACACCCTGACGGTGTATGAGAAAGGATCCGAAGTGATCCGCATGCTGCACACGCTGCTGGGTGAAGAGCAGTTCCAGAAAGGCATCCAGCTGTATTTCGAGCGTCATGACGGTAGCGCGGCCACCTGCGATGATTTCGTTCAGGCGATGGAGGATGCATCCAACGTTGATTTGTCGTTGTTCCGCCGCTGGTACAGCCAGTCCGGCACGCCATTGCTCACCGTGCGCGATGAATACGATGCCGAGCACCAGCAGTATCGCCTGCACGTTAGCCAGAAGACCGAACCGACCGCCGATCAGCCGCAGAAATTACCACTGCATATTCCGCTGGATATCGAACTGTACGACGCACAAGGCAATGTGATTGCTCTGCAGAAAGACGGCTCAGCGGTCAATAACGTCTTGAACGTTACCGAAGCGGAGCAGACCTTCGTGTTCGACGGCGTGGCGCACAAGCCGGTACCGTCCCTGCTGCGCGAGTTCTCTGCGCCGGTGAAGTTGGATTATCCGTACAGCGATCAGCAATTGACCTTCCTGATGAAGCATGCGCGCAATGAATTTGCCCGCTGGGATGCGGCACAGAGCCTGCTGGCCACCTATATCAAACTGAACGTTGCCAAACATCAGCAGAAACAACCGTTGTCGCTGCCATTACACGTTGCTGATGCGTTCCGCGCCGTGCTGTTGGACGAAACGTTGGATCCGGCATTAGCCGCGCAAATCCTGACGTTGCCATCGGAAGGTGAAATTGCCGAACTGTTCGCGACCATCGATCCCGAAGCGATCGCTGCGGTGCACGAAGCGATCGTCCGTTGCCTGGCCAAGGAAATGGCCGACGAGTGGCTGGCGGTTTATAACGCCAATAAAACCGACGGTTACCGGGTGGAACACGCTGACATCGCCAAACGTTCGCTGCGCAATGTGTGCCTGGGCTATCTGGCCTTTGGCGATGAAGCGCTGGCCGACCGATTGGTGTCCGAGCAGTATCGCCAGGCAGACAATATGACCGACTCACTGGCGGCTCTGGCGGCGGCGGTAGCGGCACAGTTGCCTTGCCGCGATGCGCTGTTAACGGCATTCGATGAGCGCTGGCATCAGGATGGTTTGGTGATGGACAAGTGGTTCGTGTTGCAGGCGACCAGCCCGGCGGCGGACGTGTTGACCAAGGTGCGTAGCTTGCTGAAACACCGTTCATTCAGCCTGAGCAATCCCAACCGCACTCGTTCGTTGATCGGTGGTTTCGCTTCTGCCAACCCGGCGGCGTTCCACGCGGCGGACGGCAGTGGTTATCAGTTCCTGGCGGAGATCCTCAGCGATCTGAACCAGCGCAATCCGCAAATTGCCGCACGCCTGATTGAGCCGCTGATCCGTTTGAAACGCTATGATGCTTCACGTCAGGCGTTGATGCGCAAAGCACTTGAGCAGTTGAAGGGGCTGGAGAACCTGTCCGGCGACCTGTTCGAGAAGATCACCAAAGCACTCGACGCGTAA